In Stenotrophomonas sp. 169, one DNA window encodes the following:
- a CDS encoding 5'-nucleotidase yields the protein MGDNTPRLLTVAVTARALFDLEESHALFESDGVDAYAQYQREHEDDVLGPGVAFPVVRKLLALNQGAGPENPRVEVILLSRNSADTGLRIFNSIQHYGLDIIRATFTAGEPTWPYVKPFGTDLFLSANPESVRSALLHGIAAATILPKPPGETAAAAADQFVDMRRPAGQLRIAFDGDAVIFGDESERISREQGVEAFGRHERERAREALSGGPFRNFLSALHTLQEVFPSGEDAPIRTALVTARSAPAHERVIRTLREWGVRLDEALFLGGRHKGPFLQAFGADIFFDDSQHNIDSAREHVAAGHVPHGVANER from the coding sequence ATGGGCGACAACACCCCCCGATTGTTGACGGTCGCGGTGACAGCACGCGCGCTCTTCGACCTGGAAGAGAGCCACGCACTGTTTGAGAGTGACGGTGTGGATGCCTACGCGCAGTACCAGCGCGAGCACGAAGATGATGTGCTGGGTCCCGGCGTTGCCTTCCCGGTGGTGCGCAAGCTGCTGGCCCTCAACCAGGGGGCAGGCCCGGAAAACCCGCGGGTGGAGGTCATCCTGCTGTCGCGCAATTCGGCCGATACCGGCCTGCGTATCTTCAATTCCATCCAGCATTACGGCCTGGACATCATCCGCGCCACGTTCACCGCCGGTGAACCCACCTGGCCCTACGTGAAGCCGTTTGGCACCGATCTGTTCCTGTCGGCCAATCCGGAGTCGGTGCGCAGCGCACTGCTGCACGGAATTGCCGCGGCCACCATCCTGCCGAAGCCGCCGGGCGAAACAGCAGCTGCGGCGGCCGACCAGTTCGTGGACATGCGTCGACCGGCGGGACAGTTGCGCATCGCCTTTGACGGCGACGCGGTGATCTTCGGCGATGAGAGCGAGCGTATTTCGCGCGAGCAGGGCGTTGAAGCGTTCGGCCGGCATGAACGCGAGCGCGCACGCGAAGCATTGAGCGGCGGCCCGTTCCGTAATTTCCTGTCTGCGCTGCACACGTTGCAGGAAGTCTTCCCGTCCGGCGAAGACGCACCGATCCGTACCGCACTGGTGACAGCCCGTTCGGCACCGGCACACGAGCGGGTCATCCGCACGCTGCGGGAGTGGGGGGTGCGGCTGGACGAGGCGCTGTTCCTCGGCGGACGGCACAAGGGCCCGTTCCTGCAGGCCTTCGGCGCGGACATCTTCTTCGACGACTCCCAGCACAACATCGACAGCGCCCGCGAGCACGTCGCCGCTGGCCACGTACCGCACGGCGTCGCCAACGAACGCTGA
- a CDS encoding efflux RND transporter periplasmic adaptor subunit: protein MIAPLRTLALTCAVAVALAACKKEEQQAPPPPEVGVIDAKPQTLPLQRELVGRLSPYRSSDVRARVPGVLLKRVYQEGSEVKQGQTLFLIDPAPLRAELNATEAQLASARATYANAKVAADRARSLAPQKYVSKADLDNAESAERTAQAAVKQSEAAVSSSRISLGYAEVKAPISGVAGKQQVTEGALVGQGDVTLLTTVDQLDPLYVNFSLSVDELSQLRAAQAKGALALSGDGKATVQVKLSDGTTYGENGTLDFSSTTVDPATGAVSLRAVLPNPQRILLPGAFVSFQATLGERNNAYLVPQPALLRDATGGYLMVVGADGKVVRRNVKTEGAQGGNWLVTAGLEPGDKVVVAGTQKVKEGAPATAKPWTPEQAAAQGGAAGGKPTGGAPAAQGDAAAAPDAAPQAPQAPAPADQAAPASDSTKQ, encoded by the coding sequence ATGATCGCCCCACTCCGCACCCTCGCTTTGACGTGCGCTGTCGCCGTTGCGCTGGCTGCCTGCAAGAAAGAAGAGCAGCAAGCACCGCCGCCGCCGGAAGTGGGCGTGATCGATGCCAAGCCGCAGACCCTGCCGCTGCAGCGCGAGCTGGTCGGCCGCCTGTCGCCGTACCGCAGCTCGGATGTGCGTGCCCGCGTCCCGGGCGTGCTGCTCAAGCGCGTTTACCAGGAAGGCAGCGAGGTCAAGCAGGGCCAGACGCTGTTCCTGATCGACCCGGCACCGCTGCGCGCCGAGCTCAATGCCACCGAAGCCCAGCTGGCCTCGGCCCGTGCCACGTACGCCAATGCCAAGGTGGCCGCTGATCGCGCGCGCTCGCTGGCCCCGCAGAAGTATGTGTCCAAGGCAGACCTGGACAACGCCGAGTCGGCCGAGCGCACCGCGCAGGCGGCGGTGAAGCAGTCCGAAGCCGCTGTGAGCAGCTCGCGGATCAGCCTGGGCTATGCCGAAGTCAAGGCGCCCATCAGCGGCGTGGCCGGCAAGCAGCAGGTGACCGAGGGCGCGCTGGTCGGCCAGGGTGATGTGACCCTGCTGACCACCGTGGACCAGCTTGATCCGCTGTACGTGAACTTCTCGCTGAGCGTGGACGAGCTGTCGCAGCTGCGTGCCGCGCAGGCCAAGGGCGCGCTCGCGCTGAGCGGCGATGGCAAGGCCACCGTGCAGGTCAAGCTGTCCGATGGCACCACCTACGGTGAAAACGGCACGCTGGACTTCTCGTCCACCACCGTCGACCCGGCCACCGGCGCCGTGTCGCTGCGTGCGGTGCTGCCCAATCCGCAGCGCATTCTGCTGCCCGGCGCCTTCGTCAGCTTCCAGGCCACCCTGGGCGAGCGCAACAACGCGTACCTGGTGCCGCAGCCGGCGCTGCTGCGCGACGCCACCGGCGGCTACCTGATGGTGGTCGGTGCCGATGGCAAGGTCGTCCGCCGCAACGTCAAGACCGAAGGTGCGCAGGGCGGCAACTGGCTGGTCACCGCCGGCCTGGAGCCGGGCGACAAGGTCGTGGTGGCCGGTACCCAGAAGGTCAAGGAAGGCGCACCGGCCACGGCCAAGCCGTGGACCCCCGAGCAGGCGGCCGCCCAGGGCGGCGCAGCGGGCGGCAAGCCGACCGGCGGCGCACCCGCCGCGCAGGGCGATGCTGCCGCAGCACCTGACGCCGCACCGCAGGCACCGCAGGCTCCGGCACCCGCCGACCAGGCGGCGCCGGCATCCGATTCGACCAAGCAGTAA
- a CDS encoding DUF2461 domain-containing protein has translation MSAYFSDASFAFLRNLALHNEKPWFNEHKRQYEDHVRQPFLRLIGDLQPALAEVSPKFRADTRTMGGSLFRIYRDARFSNDKSPYKNWQGARLFHERRREVAAPSFYIHLQPGGSFVGAGLWHPEPDTQRRIRHFILDNPGSWKQAAHAPALRRRFELEQTEKLVRPPRGFPADFEFIEDLKHRNWVMWRPLDDTMMTGPRLLSTLGKDLAALGPFVDYLCAALDLEF, from the coding sequence GTGAGTGCCTATTTTTCCGATGCCAGCTTCGCCTTCCTGCGCAACCTGGCCCTGCATAACGAAAAGCCGTGGTTCAACGAGCACAAGCGGCAGTACGAAGATCACGTGCGCCAGCCGTTCCTGCGCCTGATCGGCGACCTGCAGCCCGCACTGGCCGAGGTCAGCCCGAAGTTCCGTGCCGATACGCGCACGATGGGCGGATCGTTGTTCCGCATCTACCGCGATGCGCGTTTTTCCAACGACAAATCACCGTACAAGAACTGGCAGGGCGCCCGCCTGTTCCATGAGCGGCGCCGTGAAGTCGCCGCACCGTCTTTCTACATCCACCTGCAGCCCGGCGGGAGCTTTGTCGGCGCAGGGCTGTGGCACCCGGAGCCGGACACCCAGCGGCGCATCCGTCATTTCATCCTGGACAACCCGGGCAGCTGGAAGCAGGCCGCGCATGCCCCTGCACTGCGTCGACGGTTCGAGCTGGAGCAGACGGAAAAACTGGTCCGGCCGCCGCGCGGATTCCCGGCGGATTTCGAGTTCATCGAAGACCTGAAGCACCGTAATTGGGTCATGTGGCGTCCGCTCGACGACACCATGATGACGGGGCCGCGTCTGCTCTCCACCTTGGGCAAGGACCTGGCCGCGCTGGGGCCGTTCGTGGACTATCTGTGCGCTGCGCTGGACCTGGAATTCTGA
- a CDS encoding TetR/AcrR family transcriptional regulator produces MNPSSLPASDTDARDLRVFDAVRELLARHGMQMSMEAVAQHAGCSKQTLYSRYGSKQELMRRVVERHVCRATAGLRSLRGDDLHGSLLQFATDYLDHFNQPHVAQACRLIAADAAQFPDEARNLYRDGTGTLTLHLAEWIADAIARGHLRHDDPHFMAELLISMIGGQDFDRQRFFITHRDDALARRRWAEFSVDSFLRAFAPGASTQPSSNQHRSFS; encoded by the coding sequence GTGAACCCCTCTTCCCTCCCCGCTTCCGACACGGACGCGCGCGACCTGCGTGTGTTTGACGCGGTGCGCGAACTGTTGGCGCGACACGGGATGCAGATGAGCATGGAGGCGGTCGCCCAGCATGCCGGCTGCTCCAAGCAGACCCTGTATTCGCGCTATGGCAGCAAGCAGGAGCTGATGCGCCGGGTGGTGGAACGCCACGTCTGCCGTGCCACCGCCGGCCTGCGCAGCCTGCGCGGCGACGATCTGCACGGCAGCCTGCTGCAGTTCGCCACCGACTATCTGGACCATTTCAACCAGCCGCACGTGGCGCAGGCCTGCCGGCTGATCGCGGCCGATGCCGCACAGTTCCCTGATGAGGCGCGCAACCTCTACCGTGACGGCACCGGCACGCTGACGCTTCACCTTGCTGAATGGATAGCTGACGCCATTGCGCGTGGCCACCTGAGGCATGACGACCCGCACTTCATGGCCGAGCTGCTGATCAGCATGATCGGCGGGCAGGATTTCGACCGGCAACGCTTCTTCATTACCCACCGCGACGACGCCCTGGCGCGTCGGCGCTGGGCAGAATTCTCTGTCGACAGCTTCCTGCGCGCGTTCGCGCCCGGCGCATCGACCCAACCGTCTTCAAACCAACACCGGAGTTTCTCCTGA
- a CDS encoding aldo/keto reductase: protein MTTTPLTQQRRTLGRTGLQVSPVGLGCSGFWGHRRFDEADAARVVAHALERGLNLLDTGHNYSGFNAEPRLGRILRPLLSRFPRDSLVISSKGGTLTGQAGISGAEQRDFSPAAIVASCEASLRNLGLDYLDVYQLHGIGGHEITDELLHALQQLRQRGLIRSTGINTHSAVTFDWMLAHPAAFDVVLLDYNALQQDRGTHISRLHEAGIGVLAGTVLAQGHLLPARARVPRLADAWYLARAWLKPSSRRLMHSARAMQQAVAAIRSQRPAQTAFAYVLRHPGVAAGILGTTRVASLEQVLQTDPDRLTEADLAALVEAFGDGSGSPSH from the coding sequence GTGACCACCACTCCGCTCACTCAGCAACGGCGAACGCTCGGACGCACCGGCCTGCAGGTTTCGCCCGTCGGCCTGGGCTGCTCTGGATTCTGGGGGCACAGGCGCTTCGATGAAGCCGACGCCGCGCGCGTGGTGGCCCATGCGCTGGAGCGCGGACTCAATCTGCTGGATACGGGCCACAACTACTCGGGGTTCAACGCGGAACCTCGGCTCGGTCGCATCCTGCGCCCGCTGCTGTCACGTTTTCCACGCGATTCGCTGGTGATCTCGAGCAAGGGCGGCACGCTGACCGGCCAAGCGGGCATCAGCGGGGCGGAGCAACGCGACTTCTCGCCCGCGGCGATCGTCGCCAGCTGCGAGGCGTCCTTGCGCAACCTGGGGCTGGACTACCTTGACGTGTATCAGTTGCATGGCATCGGTGGCCACGAAATCACCGATGAGCTGCTGCACGCGCTGCAGCAGCTGCGACAGCGCGGGCTCATCCGCAGCACGGGCATCAATACCCATTCGGCGGTGACGTTCGACTGGATGCTGGCGCATCCGGCAGCCTTCGATGTGGTCCTGTTGGACTACAACGCACTGCAGCAGGATCGCGGCACGCACATCAGCCGGCTGCACGAGGCCGGCATCGGCGTTCTGGCCGGTACGGTGCTGGCGCAGGGGCACCTGCTGCCTGCGCGTGCCCGTGTGCCGCGCCTCGCCGATGCCTGGTATCTTGCCCGCGCGTGGCTGAAACCGAGCAGCCGTCGCCTGATGCACAGCGCCCGCGCGATGCAGCAGGCGGTGGCGGCGATCCGCTCGCAGCGCCCGGCGCAGACCGCGTTTGCTTACGTGCTGCGGCATCCCGGGGTGGCGGCTGGCATCCTCGGTACGACCCGGGTGGCGAGCCTGGAACAGGTGCTGCAGACCGATCCGGACCGGCTGACGGAGGCCGACCTGGCGGCGCTGGTCGAGGCCTTCGGCGACGGCAGTGGCTCACCCAGTCACTGA
- a CDS encoding NAD-glutamate dehydrogenase domain-containing protein yields the protein MKSQKSAVKTVKTKPATAETQLVPATGFSLEPVYTALRKRYPAAGQAEAVAFAADFYKRMEADEFPHHSAEEWAALAADTLEFARNRKVGKANVRVFNPTAKANGWESPHTVLQIVNDDMPFLVDTVTMALAEQGIGVHVLGHPVIRFGRDKAGKLSTVGEGDVESVMLLEMDRQSPEAMADIEQSIGKSLEEVRSIVRDWQPMRDKALAVAEDLGSRQLPVDDASRREAQEFLRWAADNHFTFFGYREYRVQKEGKEDVLAPLNDTGLGLMRGRDKSAARPVKTLAAQGLNTTTGLKDALILTKTNARSRVHRAGYMDYIGVLEFDAKGRIIGEQRFLGLFTSSAYNRRPWEIPLVRQRYEHVMERSGLSLSSHSGKALRHILETLPREELFQSSEDELFRTAMGVLGLQERVRSRLFLRRDKYSRFISALAFLPRERFNTDVRLRIEAMLRDALQGEHVDSSVVLGDSPLAQVHLIVRPKAGPVVDVDTNALEQNLAHLLRNWQDDLREALVTRHGETEGLRIAARIGKALPAGYIEDNSTAVAASDVSQLDALTGPDDLRLSLQTVPRESGDGLRLKLYRQLDDIPLSDALPMMENMGLRVISERPYRLSVDDAPVYVQDFEVESVAGAIDAASVDEAFGQTFARVWHGDAENDGFNRLVLAAGLHWRQVAMLRGYCKYLLQTGVPFSQAYVEGTFTRYPLLARLLVELFEARFDPATGNESKDDIAAGQATLKAHLDVLAAGDDATLKVLKGVVDARKGDRNSQMQAARDALLKLMDRVSSLDEDRILRSFMGVIDATLRTSYYQSDANGQPGHCISFKFDAALVPDLPKPRPYREIFVYGPRVEGVHLRFGAVARGGLRWSDRREDFRTEVLGLVKAQMVKNTVIVPVGAKGGFFAKVPPASGDRDAVFANGVACYKLFIQGLLDITDNIVNNKIVPPIDVVRHDMDDPYLVVAADKGTATFSDIANGLAIAHGFWMGDAFASGGSVGYDHKGMGITARGAWESVKRHFRALGRDSQSQDFTTVGVGDMSGDVFGNGMLLSRHIRLLAAFDHRHIFLDPNPDAATTFVERERLFTVPRSSWADYDATLISKGGGIFPRSLKSIEITPQVREALGLEDGVKAMSPNDLMSAILKAPVDLLWNGGIGTYVKAASEQHSDVGDRANNALRVNGGELRCKVVGEGGNLGMTQLGRIEAAQAGVLLNTDFIDNSAGVDTSDHEVNIKILLNDVVRAKKLTVEQRNKLLASMTDEVAALVLNDNYRQNQALSLMERMAVKRLGSKQHFIRTLEQQGLLDRQIEFLPSDAELSQRKARGQGLTRPELSVLLSYSKLVAFQQLLESDIPEDPYLSKELQRYFPQPLQKKYADAMERHRLKREIIATAVTNQTINRMGATFLMRMQEDTGRSIAEVAKAYTISRETLDARALWAQIDALDGTLPEAVQIDALEVIWKLQRAFVRWLLSRPGPMPGITEAVNRYQAPFNDIRVASGVLPDSQRPTYEALVQQWNEKGLPAALSQQLAELHFLEPAFDIIELARTRKLKPVDVSKIHFRLGEALSLPWLFEQIDALEVNGRWHAVARGVLRDELAAHHRNLSGQVIGTKGSGAEAKVAAWMGRDDSSLRFTLAMLSELAEQKTLDYPTVSVAVQRLGQLASHGS from the coding sequence ATGAAATCGCAAAAGTCTGCAGTCAAAACCGTGAAAACCAAGCCCGCTACGGCGGAAACCCAGCTTGTCCCGGCAACTGGTTTCTCGCTGGAACCGGTGTACACGGCCTTGCGCAAGCGATACCCCGCGGCGGGGCAGGCCGAGGCCGTGGCTTTCGCCGCCGATTTCTACAAGCGTATGGAGGCGGACGAGTTCCCGCATCACAGCGCTGAAGAATGGGCTGCGCTGGCCGCCGATACGCTGGAGTTCGCCCGCAACCGCAAGGTCGGCAAGGCCAATGTGCGCGTGTTCAATCCGACGGCCAAGGCCAACGGGTGGGAATCGCCGCATACGGTGCTGCAGATCGTCAATGACGACATGCCGTTCCTGGTCGACACCGTGACCATGGCGCTGGCCGAACAGGGCATCGGCGTGCACGTGCTGGGTCACCCGGTGATCCGCTTCGGGCGCGACAAGGCCGGCAAGCTGTCCACGGTCGGGGAGGGTGACGTCGAGTCGGTGATGTTGCTGGAGATGGACCGTCAGTCGCCCGAGGCGATGGCCGACATCGAGCAGAGCATCGGCAAGTCGCTGGAAGAAGTGCGCTCGATCGTGCGCGATTGGCAGCCGATGCGTGACAAGGCGCTGGCCGTGGCCGAAGACCTGGGCAGCCGCCAGCTGCCGGTCGACGATGCCTCGCGTCGCGAGGCGCAGGAGTTCCTGCGCTGGGCGGCCGACAACCACTTCACGTTCTTCGGCTACCGCGAGTACCGCGTGCAGAAGGAAGGCAAGGAAGACGTGCTGGCGCCGCTCAACGATACCGGCCTGGGCCTGATGCGCGGCCGTGACAAGTCTGCCGCACGTCCGGTCAAGACGCTGGCCGCCCAAGGTCTGAACACCACCACCGGACTGAAGGATGCGTTGATCCTGACCAAGACCAATGCCCGCTCGCGCGTGCATCGTGCCGGTTACATGGATTACATCGGCGTGCTGGAGTTCGACGCCAAGGGCCGCATCATCGGCGAGCAGCGCTTCCTGGGCCTGTTCACCTCCAGTGCCTACAACCGCCGTCCGTGGGAAATTCCGCTCGTGCGCCAGCGCTACGAGCACGTGATGGAGCGTTCGGGTCTGTCGTTGTCCAGCCATAGCGGCAAGGCACTGCGCCACATCCTGGAAACCCTGCCGCGCGAAGAGCTGTTCCAGTCCAGCGAAGACGAACTGTTCCGCACCGCCATGGGCGTGCTGGGCCTGCAGGAGCGCGTGCGCAGCCGCCTGTTCCTGCGCCGTGACAAGTATTCCCGCTTCATCTCCGCGCTGGCGTTCCTGCCGCGCGAACGTTTCAACACCGATGTGCGCCTGCGGATCGAAGCCATGCTGCGCGACGCCCTGCAGGGTGAGCACGTGGACAGTTCGGTGGTGCTCGGCGATTCGCCGCTGGCCCAGGTGCACCTGATCGTGCGGCCGAAGGCCGGCCCGGTGGTCGACGTGGACACCAACGCGCTGGAACAGAACCTGGCCCACCTGCTGCGCAACTGGCAGGACGACCTGCGCGAAGCGCTGGTCACCCGTCACGGTGAGACCGAAGGCCTGCGTATCGCGGCCCGCATCGGCAAGGCATTGCCGGCCGGTTACATCGAAGACAACAGCACCGCCGTGGCCGCCAGCGATGTCAGCCAGCTTGACGCGCTGACCGGTCCGGACGATCTGCGCCTGAGCCTGCAGACGGTACCGCGCGAGAGCGGTGACGGCCTGCGCCTGAAGCTGTACCGCCAGCTGGACGACATCCCGTTGTCCGATGCGCTGCCGATGATGGAAAACATGGGCCTGCGGGTCATCTCCGAGCGCCCGTACCGGCTCTCCGTGGACGACGCGCCGGTGTACGTGCAGGACTTCGAAGTGGAGTCGGTGGCCGGTGCCATCGATGCCGCCAGTGTCGACGAAGCCTTCGGCCAGACCTTTGCCCGCGTGTGGCACGGTGACGCCGAGAACGACGGCTTCAACCGCCTGGTACTGGCCGCCGGCCTGCATTGGCGCCAGGTCGCCATGCTGCGCGGTTACTGCAAGTACCTGCTGCAGACCGGCGTGCCGTTCTCGCAGGCCTACGTGGAAGGCACGTTCACCCGCTATCCGCTGCTGGCACGCCTGTTGGTGGAACTGTTCGAAGCGCGCTTCGATCCGGCGACCGGCAACGAGAGCAAGGACGACATCGCGGCCGGCCAGGCCACGCTGAAGGCGCATCTGGATGTGCTGGCTGCCGGTGACGACGCCACGCTGAAGGTGCTCAAGGGCGTGGTCGACGCTCGCAAGGGCGACCGCAACTCTCAGATGCAGGCCGCGCGCGATGCGCTGCTGAAGCTGATGGACCGTGTGTCCAGCCTGGACGAGGACCGCATCCTGCGCAGCTTCATGGGCGTGATCGATGCGACCCTGCGCACCAGTTACTACCAGAGCGATGCCAACGGCCAGCCCGGCCATTGCATCAGCTTCAAGTTCGACGCCGCGCTGGTGCCGGACCTGCCCAAGCCGCGCCCGTACCGCGAAATCTTCGTCTACGGTCCGCGCGTGGAAGGCGTGCACCTGCGCTTCGGCGCGGTGGCCCGCGGCGGCCTGCGCTGGTCGGATCGTCGCGAAGACTTCCGTACCGAGGTGCTGGGCCTGGTCAAGGCACAGATGGTCAAGAACACCGTGATCGTGCCGGTCGGCGCGAAGGGCGGCTTCTTCGCCAAGGTGCCGCCGGCCAGCGGTGACCGCGATGCGGTGTTCGCCAATGGCGTGGCCTGCTACAAGCTGTTCATCCAGGGCCTGCTGGACATCACCGACAACATCGTCAACAACAAGATCGTGCCGCCCATCGATGTGGTGCGCCACGATATGGACGACCCGTACCTGGTGGTGGCCGCCGACAAGGGCACCGCGACGTTCTCCGACATCGCCAACGGCCTGGCCATCGCGCACGGCTTCTGGATGGGCGATGCATTCGCCTCCGGCGGCTCGGTCGGTTACGACCACAAGGGCATGGGCATCACCGCACGCGGTGCGTGGGAGTCGGTCAAGCGCCACTTCCGTGCACTCGGCCGTGACAGCCAGAGCCAGGACTTCACCACGGTCGGGGTCGGCGACATGTCCGGCGACGTGTTCGGCAACGGCATGCTGTTGTCGCGCCACATCCGCCTGCTGGCCGCGTTCGATCACCGCCACATCTTCCTCGACCCGAATCCGGATGCCGCCACCACGTTCGTCGAACGCGAGCGTCTGTTCACCGTGCCGCGCTCCAGCTGGGCCGACTACGACGCCACGCTGATCAGCAAGGGCGGTGGCATCTTCCCGCGTTCGCTGAAGTCCATCGAGATCACCCCGCAGGTGCGTGAAGCGCTGGGCCTGGAAGACGGCGTCAAGGCGATGTCGCCCAACGACCTGATGAGCGCCATCCTGAAGGCGCCGGTCGACCTGCTGTGGAACGGCGGCATCGGCACCTACGTCAAGGCAGCCAGCGAGCAGCACAGCGATGTCGGCGACCGTGCCAACAACGCGCTGCGCGTCAACGGCGGCGAGCTGCGTTGCAAGGTGGTGGGCGAGGGCGGCAACCTGGGCATGACCCAGCTGGGCCGCATCGAGGCGGCGCAGGCCGGCGTCCTGCTCAACACCGATTTCATCGACAACTCGGCCGGCGTGGACACCTCCGATCACGAGGTGAACATCAAGATCCTGCTCAACGACGTGGTGCGTGCGAAGAAGCTCACCGTCGAGCAGCGCAACAAGCTGCTGGCGTCGATGACCGATGAGGTCGCCGCGCTGGTGTTGAACGACAACTATCGCCAGAACCAGGCACTGAGCCTGATGGAGCGGATGGCGGTCAAGCGCCTGGGTTCCAAGCAGCACTTCATCCGCACCCTGGAACAGCAGGGCCTGCTGGACCGCCAGATCGAGTTCCTGCCGTCCGATGCCGAGCTGTCCCAGCGCAAGGCGCGCGGCCAGGGCTTGACCCGTCCGGAGCTGTCGGTGCTGCTGTCGTACTCCAAGCTGGTGGCCTTCCAGCAGCTGCTGGAATCGGACATCCCGGAAGATCCGTACCTGTCCAAGGAGTTGCAGCGCTACTTCCCGCAGCCGCTGCAGAAGAAGTACGCCGATGCGATGGAACGCCACCGCCTGAAGCGCGAAATCATCGCTACGGCCGTGACCAACCAGACCATCAACCGGATGGGCGCCACGTTCCTGATGCGCATGCAGGAAGATACCGGTCGCTCCATCGCCGAGGTCGCCAAGGCATACACCATCAGCCGCGAAACACTGGATGCCCGCGCGCTGTGGGCGCAGATCGATGCGCTGGACGGCACCCTGCCTGAAGCCGTGCAGATCGACGCGCTGGAAGTGATCTGGAAGCTGCAGCGCGCCTTCGTGCGCTGGCTGCTGTCGCGCCCGGGCCCGATGCCGGGCATCACCGAAGCGGTCAACCGGTACCAGGCGCCGTTCAACGACATCCGCGTCGCGTCCGGCGTGCTGCCCGATTCCCAGCGCCCGACCTACGAGGCCTTGGTACAGCAGTGGAACGAGAAGGGTCTGCCCGCCGCGCTGTCGCAGCAGCTGGCCGAGCTGCACTTCCTGGAACCGGCGTTCGACATCATCGAGCTGGCCCGCACGCGCAAGCTGAAGCCGGTGGATGTATCGAAGATCCACTTCCGCCTGGGCGAAGCGCTCAGCCTGCCGTGGCTGTTCGAACAGATCGACGCGCTGGAGGTCAACGGTCGTTGGCATGCGGTTGCACGCGGCGTATTGCGTGACGAACTGGCAGCGCATCACCGCAATCTGTCCGGCCAGGTGATCGGCACCAAGGGCAGCGGCGCGGAGGCCAAGGTGGCCGCCTGGATGGGCCGTGACGACAGCAGCCTGCGCTTCACCCTGGCCATGCTCAGCGAACTGGCCGAGCAGAAGACGCTGGACTATCCGACCGTGTCGGTTGCGGTACAGCGGTTGGGTCAGCTGGCGTCGCACGGTTCGTAA
- a CDS encoding NAD kinase, whose product MSDSPRIAFLASSTEPARLALAAMVARHGAHAPEDADVLCPLGGDGFMLQTLHRFGHLGRPVFGMKLGTVGFLMNQYRDDDDVARRIAEAEPAHLRPLQMMALTESGSTTGSLAYNDVSLLRQTRQAAHIGVDLNGQERVAELIGDGVLVATPAGSTAYNYSAHGPVLPLGSATIALTPLAPYRPRRWRGAILKADTEVRFRVLDPYKRPVSVTADSHETRDVVEVTIRECRDRQVTLLFDPEHNLEDRILSEQFVF is encoded by the coding sequence ATGAGCGATTCTCCCCGCATTGCGTTTCTTGCCAGCAGTACCGAGCCGGCACGGCTTGCCTTGGCCGCAATGGTGGCACGGCATGGTGCCCATGCCCCCGAGGACGCGGACGTGCTGTGCCCGCTGGGCGGCGATGGCTTCATGCTGCAGACCCTGCACCGCTTCGGTCATCTGGGACGTCCCGTGTTCGGGATGAAGCTGGGGACGGTCGGTTTTCTGATGAACCAGTACCGCGACGATGACGATGTCGCCCGGCGCATTGCAGAGGCCGAGCCGGCGCACCTGCGTCCGCTGCAGATGATGGCCCTGACCGAATCGGGTTCGACCACCGGGTCGCTGGCCTACAACGATGTGTCCTTGCTCCGGCAGACCCGTCAGGCGGCCCATATCGGCGTGGATCTGAACGGCCAGGAACGCGTCGCCGAACTCATCGGCGACGGCGTGCTGGTGGCGACGCCGGCGGGCAGCACCGCGTACAACTACTCCGCGCACGGTCCCGTGTTGCCCTTGGGCTCAGCGACCATCGCCCTGACCCCGCTCGCCCCGTACCGTCCACGACGCTGGCGCGGCGCCATCCTCAAGGCGGATACCGAAGTGCGCTTCCGCGTGCTGGACCCGTACAAGCGACCGGTCAGCGTGACGGCCGATTCGCATGAGACCCGGGACGTGGTCGAAGTCACCATCCGGGAATGCCGCGATCGCCAGGTCACGCTGCTCTTTGACCCGGAGCACAACCTGGAAGACCGGATACTGTCAGAACAGTTCGTGTTCTGA
- a CDS encoding DUF2939 domain-containing protein: MKKLITVVVLLVLALAGWWFSGPYLTVHGLATAIEQRDTSRLERYVDFPRVRVSLRAQISDYLVRQAGPGVAESPFGALLYGLGGQLGGAAVDTMITPMGIGALLQGHVLYKRGRNELQGGDAYGATEPAQPLKEARHRFERLDRFVVDVDRGPAEPPLQVVLEPQGLRWRVVDLRNAIPAP, translated from the coding sequence ATGAAGAAACTCATTACCGTTGTCGTGTTGCTGGTGCTGGCGCTTGCGGGCTGGTGGTTCAGTGGCCCGTATCTGACCGTCCATGGCTTGGCCACCGCCATCGAGCAGCGTGATACCTCCCGCCTGGAACGTTATGTCGATTTCCCGCGGGTTCGCGTCAGCCTGCGCGCACAGATCAGCGACTACCTGGTCCGCCAGGCGGGGCCCGGCGTGGCCGAAAGCCCGTTCGGCGCGCTGCTCTACGGGCTGGGTGGCCAGCTGGGCGGTGCCGCGGTCGATACGATGATCACCCCGATGGGTATCGGCGCCCTGCTGCAGGGACACGTGCTGTACAAGCGAGGTCGCAACGAGTTGCAGGGCGGCGATGCGTACGGTGCCACCGAGCCGGCGCAACCGCTGAAGGAAGCCCGGCATCGGTTCGAGCGGCTGGATCGGTTCGTGGTGGATGTAGATCGGGGTCCCGCCGAGCCGCCGTTGCAGGTGGTACTGGAACCGCAGGGACTGCGCTGGCGGGTGGTCGACCTGCGCAACGCGATACCGGCACCGTAA